A genome region from Geodermatophilus bullaregiensis includes the following:
- a CDS encoding acyl-CoA dehydrogenase family protein, with the protein MNFDLSDDQRDAAAGARAFFTGSASPAAARAALEGTAAPAPGRKALADIGFLGITVPESAGGAGGSVLDLAVVAEQGGAVLAGPSLVTAARAAVLLEGAPDLAAQLADGSAALAVLDGPVSGSAPSVDAADATLFLGLDDGVLVVGEGEVVPGAPLDATRGLARVRMTSRRVLAEDAAQLWARARQVGAVVMAAEDLGAADRAVLMGVDYAQQREAFGRVIGSYQAVKHMLVDAWVGVDQLRSLVWWAAWAADSAPAELPLAASAAKAYAAEVFERAAETVVQVHGGIGFTWEHDAHLYWRRAKVDRLLLGDAAEHLDAVARLAVAGALG; encoded by the coding sequence GTGAACTTCGACCTGTCCGACGACCAGCGCGACGCCGCCGCCGGCGCCCGCGCCTTCTTCACCGGCTCGGCGTCGCCCGCCGCGGCCCGCGCCGCCCTGGAGGGCACCGCCGCCCCGGCGCCCGGGCGCAAGGCGCTGGCCGACATCGGCTTCCTCGGCATCACCGTCCCGGAGTCGGCCGGGGGCGCCGGCGGCAGCGTGCTCGACCTCGCCGTCGTCGCCGAGCAGGGCGGTGCGGTCCTCGCCGGGCCCTCGCTGGTGACCGCGGCGCGGGCGGCGGTGCTGCTCGAGGGCGCGCCCGACCTCGCCGCGCAGCTGGCCGACGGGTCGGCCGCGCTCGCCGTGCTGGACGGGCCGGTCAGCGGCTCGGCGCCCTCGGTCGACGCCGCCGACGCCACGCTCTTCCTCGGCCTGGACGACGGCGTCCTCGTCGTCGGGGAGGGCGAGGTCGTGCCGGGTGCACCGCTGGACGCCACCCGCGGGCTGGCCCGGGTGCGGATGACCTCGCGCCGGGTGCTGGCCGAGGACGCCGCGCAGCTGTGGGCGCGGGCCCGGCAGGTCGGGGCCGTGGTCATGGCCGCGGAGGACCTCGGCGCCGCCGACCGGGCGGTGCTCATGGGCGTCGACTACGCCCAGCAGCGCGAGGCGTTCGGCCGGGTGATCGGCTCCTACCAGGCGGTCAAGCACATGCTGGTCGACGCGTGGGTGGGTGTGGACCAGCTGCGCTCGCTGGTGTGGTGGGCCGCCTGGGCCGCCGACTCCGCGCCCGCCGAGCTGCCGCTGGCCGCCTCGGCCGCCAAGGCCTACGCCGCGGAGGTGTTCGAGCGGGCCGCGGAGACGGTGGTGCAGGTGCACGGCGGGATCGGCTTCACCTGGGAGCACGACGCGCACCTGTACTGGCGCCGCGCCAAGGTCGACCGGCTGCTGCTCGGTGACGCCGCCGAGCACCTCGACGCCGTCGCCCGCCTCGCCGTCGCGGGCGCCCTGGGGTGA
- a CDS encoding enoyl-CoA hydratase-related protein, with translation MNPTQLRYEVADRVATITLSRPERLNAFTPVMAAELARAAATADADEAVRVVVVTGAGRAFCAGADLGTGSGGLGDRSRGDVAEVPGRGSVDGVPRDWGGVASLPFAALRKPVIAAVNGPAVGIGATMTLPMDVRIAAESARFGFVFARRGIVPEAASSWFLPRVVGISQAVEWVATGRVFDAAEALRGRLVSRVVPDADLLPTALGLAREIADNTSGVAVAAARQMLWSMLGAPSPWDAHRVESRALAELAHGPDAAEGVAAFLAKRDADFTTPLGDGAVAGVPRWPQPPDDVTG, from the coding sequence GTGAACCCCACCCAGCTGCGCTACGAGGTGGCCGACCGGGTCGCCACGATCACGCTGTCGCGGCCCGAGCGGCTCAACGCCTTCACCCCCGTGATGGCCGCCGAGCTCGCACGGGCCGCGGCCACCGCCGACGCCGACGAGGCGGTGCGGGTCGTCGTCGTCACCGGGGCCGGGCGGGCCTTCTGCGCCGGTGCCGACCTCGGCACCGGCTCCGGCGGGCTGGGCGACCGCTCCCGCGGCGACGTCGCCGAGGTGCCCGGCCGGGGCTCGGTGGACGGCGTCCCGCGCGACTGGGGCGGGGTGGCGTCGCTGCCGTTCGCCGCGCTGCGCAAGCCGGTGATCGCCGCGGTCAACGGCCCGGCGGTGGGCATCGGCGCGACGATGACGCTGCCGATGGACGTGCGGATCGCCGCGGAGTCGGCCCGCTTCGGCTTCGTCTTCGCCCGCCGCGGCATCGTCCCGGAGGCCGCCTCGTCTTGGTTCCTGCCGCGGGTGGTCGGCATCAGCCAGGCCGTGGAGTGGGTGGCCACCGGGCGGGTGTTCGACGCGGCCGAGGCTCTGCGCGGGCGGCTGGTGTCACGGGTGGTGCCCGACGCCGACCTGCTGCCCACCGCCCTCGGCCTGGCCCGCGAGATCGCCGACAACACCTCCGGGGTCGCCGTCGCCGCCGCCCGGCAGATGCTGTGGTCGATGCTCGGCGCGCCCTCGCCGTGGGACGCCCACCGGGTGGAGTCCCGGGCGCTGGCCGAGCTGGCCCACGGCCCGGACGCCGCGGAGGGCGTGGCCGCCTTCCTCGCCAAGCGGGACGCGGACTTCACCACCCCGCTGGGCGACGGCGCCGTCGCCGGGGTGCCGCGCTGGCCGCAGCCCCCCGACGACGTCACCGGCTGA
- a CDS encoding PIN domain-containing protein, with protein sequence MIAADTSVLVAAFASWHEAHEPARAALSGARPVAHRVLETYSVLTRLPPPHRVLPELAAEFLQRLARSAPLTLPAGEVGRLPRVLADRGVSGGAAYDALIAATALHHGAELVSLDARAATTYRALGAAHRLVS encoded by the coding sequence GTGATCGCGGCCGACACGAGCGTGCTGGTCGCCGCCTTCGCCTCGTGGCACGAGGCGCACGAGCCCGCCCGGGCAGCACTGTCCGGCGCCCGGCCCGTGGCGCACCGCGTGCTCGAGACCTACTCGGTGCTCACCCGGCTCCCTCCGCCGCACCGGGTCCTCCCCGAGCTGGCGGCCGAGTTCCTGCAGCGACTCGCACGGTCCGCACCGCTGACCCTGCCGGCCGGCGAGGTCGGCCGGCTACCGCGCGTGCTGGCCGACCGCGGGGTCTCCGGCGGCGCGGCCTACGACGCGCTGATCGCGGCCACCGCGCTGCACCACGGCGCCGAACTGGTCTCACTCGACGCCCGTGCAGCGACCACGTACCGGGCGCTGGGTGCAGCCCACCGGCTGGTGTCCTGA